The DNA region GCATTCGGGGGCGTGGGTTCAAAGATTTTGGCCTGCATATCACTCGGAAGATTGGCATAGACGGGAATAACGATCAGCTCACGTATTTTAGATCCCAGTCGCTTAACGCGATCCTGCAAAACCTCTTGGCAAGTTTCGATCTCATCCTGGCCCGTAAGGAACACCAAGATATCGCCCAACGGCTGAGTGGCATGTATTTGTAAAACTGAAACGCAACACGCATCGATGTAGTCTGCTTCCGGGGCCTTGGTATAAAAGATATCCACTGGATAGCGGCGACCGGGTATCCGAAAGATAGGGGCATCATCGAAGAAAGCAGAGAACTTATCCGCATCCAGAGTGGCACTCGAAATAAGCAGCTTCAGCTCGGGTCTAAATCGAGCAATATCCTTGACCAGACCAAACAAAATGTCCGTGTGCAATGTGCGCTCGTGAGCCTCGTCGATGATCATCACACTGTAGGAGGCCAGATCCGGTTCCGAGAGGAACTCTCGATGCAGCGTACCATCAGTCATGTACTTGAGAATCGTGCGATCTGAGGTGCAGTCCTCGAAACGGATGCTGTAGCCCACCTCGTTGCCCAGCTTTACGCCCATTTCCTCGGCCACACGCGCTGCCACCGACATGGCGGCCACTCGACGTGGCTGGGTGCACCCGATCATCTTTTTGTCCTTGGTGAAACCAGCATCAACCAGATACTGCGGCACCTGTGTGGTTTTGCCTGATCCTGTTTCACCTTCGATGATGAGCACCTGGTGCTCCTTCACAGCAGCTATTAGATCGTCCTTGAAGGGATATACGGGCAGGGATCGTCTGGTCTCATCCAACGTCAAACGTTTGCGTTCCTTCTCCGTGAGTTCCGGCTGCCGGCTAGAGGATTTTTCCCGACTTCCGTCCAGAGTGAGAGCTTGGATGAAATCAATCTGATCGTCGAGAAGCAACTCGTACTCCTCCTCCGCCTTTACGTCCTTGGCACCGAACTGGAAACGAGCCGAGGCCAACTGCTCCGCCTCCCATTTCTTCTGCTCTGAGTTGGGTTGCTTCTCAAAGTCATCCACCTCAACATACTCGGCTAAAGGATAAAATATGATTACAATTTTACCATTGTGGGGCAAAAGACATAGCTCACTTACATCGCTCCCCCTTCTTCAAGTCCTGTGGCATATGATAACGCTGAACGCGCTCCAATTCCCTCGCCTTTTCATGCTCCTTGGCAATGTTCAACAGTTGCTTCTTGTACTGACGCTCCTCCTTCTCCCGTTTGGTTAGTCTAGAAGAAAACAAGGATTAGTTGATTACAAAAAGGTGATTAAGCCATCATCCTACACGCTCTCATCAAAGAGATATTCATCGTCCAGGATGTCCGCCTCCAGTTCGGCCACCTTGTCGTCCTTGCGCTTCTCCAAGTACTGGCGACGCGACTGGACACGCAGGTGGGGCACGATCTTGTCCCGATCCTCATGCTCCAGCTTCAGGCGCTTGGTGGCCTCATCGATGGCCTTGCGACCGCCGGTGGATTCCACCACCTTGCGCGTGCGATCATCATCCCGCTGCTTGAGCCTGTTGGCAAACGCATCGCGCTCCTGCAGATCCTTCAGGCGGGACTCCTCCTCACTGTCCGGCTCCTcggcgctgctgctgctgctggccgTGCGTTTCCGGTTTTTACCCgacattttcttaaatttcagtaaataataaacaaaagaaaCCGGCTCCGATAGGTAAATCGATAACTTATAGTGCTGTCACGCCTAGCTAGTAATCTAGCTGTTTTTAGGAGAGGAAAgcaatatataaaaatgtattacaaATAACAGCTAATTTCTTAGCAggcaacaaattaaaaatgtcaaagggcttattgaaaaaataaattttacacGTAATTAAAACACActtgcattttaattttttatttaaagctGGTATTTTATGCTACAATTATTCTTgacggaaacttgcgctggAAAGTTAAGTTGTTGGGCCTACTACTTTAATATTTACATACATTATTGTAATCAgcttaaaaaagtattttaactccgaactgttttttttaatattttacgcaatccaaaataaaatcgagcTATTTTTAACCGTTTGATCGCTTCCAGCTATAACTCTAGCTGCCAGCACTGTTCGATTGACAGCTGATTTTAGTTTACAACTCACCTCAATTTCGGACCATGTCGCGCCAGTTGAGTTTTAGTCCGCGAAAGGAATACGAGTTAATTGAATATCCCGGCAGGGTGGTAAATCCTAATCGGATGATAGCCACTCTGGGCGGCATTATCAATGTGTCCAAGGTAAATATTGCCATCTTGTTCTAGCCACTTGTGCTGATCATCTTAATCCATTTCTCAGGTGCTTGGCGATGAAGTAAAGCGTTTGGCTTTGCACTTCCATCCGGAGAATCCCTACAACAAACCCACTTTTGGGGACTGCACGGATAAAACAGGTGTCCTGCTCTCAATAACCGTGAGGCGTCACAAAAAGGACAAGCAACGACCTCCGGAATATTTTGTCCGGGTTTTGGGCCACTGCAGCAGAAGTTTCACTTTCGAAAGTGAGTTGCAGTTCGGGATTTAAGACAGGATAACTATGCTAATTTATTGTTCATCCTCAGCGCTTTGTGACTTTCAATACTTGCCCCTTTGGTCGACACCCAGAAGTGACAATGCAAATGCTGTTCAGGAGCTCACCTACGCTTTGGATCAGTTAAAACCAAAGGACACC from Drosophila subpulchrella strain 33 F10 #4 breed RU33 chromosome 2L, RU_Dsub_v1.1 Primary Assembly, whole genome shotgun sequence includes:
- the LOC119548188 gene encoding pre-mRNA-splicing factor ATP-dependent RNA helicase DHX16, which translates into the protein MSGKNRKRTASSSSSAEEPDSEEESRLKDLQERDAFANRLKQRDDDRTRKVVESTGGRKAIDEATKRLKLEHEDRDKIVPHLRVQSRRQYLEKRKDDKVAELEADILDDEYLFDESVLTKREKEERQYKKQLLNIAKEHEKARELERVQRYHMPQDLKKGERSEYVEVDDFEKQPNSEQKKWEAEQLASARFQFGAKDVKAEEEYELLLDDQIDFIQALTLDGSREKSSSRQPELTEKERKRLTLDETRRSLPVYPFKDDLIAAVKEHQVLIIEGETGSGKTTQVPQYLVDAGFTKDKKMIGCTQPRRVAAMSVAARVAEEMGVKLGNEVGYSIRFEDCTSDRTILKYMTDGTLHREFLSEPDLASYSVMIIDEAHERTLHTDILFGLVKDIARFRPELKLLISSATLDADKFSAFFDDAPIFRIPGRRYPVDIFYTKAPEADYIDACCVSVLQIHATQPLGDILVFLTGQDEIETCQEVLQDRVKRLGSKIRELIVIPVYANLPSDMQAKIFEPTPPNARKVILATNIAETSLTIDNIIYVIDPGFAKQNNFNSRTGMESLMVVPISKASANQRAGRAGRTAPGKCFRLYTAWAYKHELEDNTVPEIQRINLGNAVLMLKALGINDLIHFDFLDPPPHETLVLALEQLYALGALNHHGELTKLGRRMAEFPVDPMMGKMLLASEKYKCSEEMVTIAAMLSVNSAIFYRPKDKIIHADTARKNFNHMHGDHLSLLQVYNQWAETDYSTQWCYENFIQYRSMKRARDVREQLVGLMQRVEIDMVSCLPETVNVRKAATAGYFYHVARLSKGGHYKTIKHNQTVMIHPNSSLFEELPRWVLYHELVFTSKEYMRQVIEIESKWLLEVAPHYYKAKELEDSTNKKMPKVTGRAEMAH